The following are from one region of the Mycolicibacterium helvum genome:
- a CDS encoding protein kinase domain-containing protein: protein MAVTSDPLNGVLLEGRYRVDAKIATGGMSTVYRGLDVRLDRPVALKVMDARYADDSQFLTRFQREARAVARLKDPGLVAVYDQGGGGSSREAPFLVMELVEGGTLRELLRERGPMPPHAAAAVLRPVLGGLATAHHAGLVHRDVKPENVLISDEGEVKLVDFGLVRAVAEAGITSTSVILGTAAYLSPEQVSSGLADARSDVYAVGVLAYELITGTAPFTGDNPLTVAYQRMDNDVPPPSTAISGVPRQFDEFIARATARNPDERFADAEEMAEDLDAIADELALPKFRVPAPKNSAQHTAATAFHSRPTDDYRAAPAPPLAPPQAGKNPTRQLIRDPQDWQATATEDESPESPSQFAGIEIGEFIWERQRARRSLVFWMLVVLLLTGGVAAAGWTLGTNLQALIGQ from the coding sequence GTGGCGGTGACGTCGGACCCACTCAACGGCGTGTTGCTGGAAGGCCGGTACCGCGTCGACGCCAAGATCGCGACCGGCGGAATGTCGACCGTGTATCGCGGCCTGGACGTCCGCCTGGACCGGCCGGTGGCGCTGAAGGTGATGGATGCGCGCTACGCCGACGACAGCCAGTTCCTGACCCGCTTCCAGCGTGAAGCCCGCGCGGTGGCGAGGCTGAAGGACCCCGGCCTGGTCGCGGTCTACGACCAGGGCGGCGGTGGGTCGAGTCGGGAGGCTCCTTTTCTCGTCATGGAGCTGGTCGAGGGCGGCACGCTGCGCGAACTACTGCGCGAACGCGGCCCGATGCCGCCACACGCCGCTGCGGCGGTGCTGCGCCCGGTGCTCGGGGGTCTGGCCACCGCGCATCACGCCGGGCTGGTGCACCGCGACGTCAAACCCGAGAACGTTCTGATCTCCGACGAGGGTGAGGTCAAGCTCGTCGACTTCGGCCTGGTGCGCGCAGTGGCCGAAGCCGGCATCACCTCGACCAGCGTCATCCTGGGCACCGCGGCCTACCTATCCCCCGAACAGGTCAGCAGCGGCTTGGCCGACGCCCGCAGCGATGTGTATGCCGTCGGGGTCTTGGCCTACGAATTAATCACCGGCACAGCGCCGTTCACCGGTGACAATCCGCTGACCGTGGCCTATCAGCGAATGGATAACGACGTGCCGCCGCCCAGCACGGCGATCAGCGGGGTGCCCCGGCAATTCGACGAGTTCATCGCGCGGGCCACCGCGCGCAATCCCGACGAGCGGTTCGCCGACGCCGAGGAGATGGCCGAGGATCTCGACGCGATCGCAGACGAGCTGGCGCTTCCGAAATTCCGTGTGCCAGCGCCGAAAAACTCCGCTCAGCACACGGCCGCCACGGCGTTTCACAGCCGGCCAACCGACGACTATCGGGCCGCACCAGCACCACCGCTGGCGCCGCCGCAAGCAGGCAAGAATCCCACCCGGCAGCTCATCCGCGACCCACAGGACTGGCAGGCCACTGCGACCGAGGACGAAAGCCCGGAATCACCAAGCCAATTCGCCGGTATCGAGATCGGCGAGTTCATCTGGGAGCGTCAGCGCGCCCGGCGGTCACTGGTGTTCTGGATGCTGGTCGTGCTGCTGCTCACCGGCGGGGTGGCCGCGGCCGGCTGGACGCTCGGGACCAACCTACAGGCGCTGATCGGACAATAG
- a CDS encoding ABC transporter ATP-binding protein, translating to MTGRDQVIISLDHVTKSFTGAAGDTLLVLDDISLDLIEGEIVALLGRSGSGKSTLLRTVAGLIAPSSGAVRYRGTELNGANPGTAMVFQTFALMPWLTVQDNVELGLAARGVGPQERRQRALKAIDVIGLDGFESAYPKELSGGMRQRVGFARALVLEPDLLLMDEPFSALDVLTAENLRNELMTLWGAKEFPTKAICLVTHNIEEAVLLADRVIVLGANPGHIRAEVTVELDRPRDRRSRAFESIVDKLYGLLTGIDTDTDTTEPAAATPTSRPLPNATVGGLAGLVEIVYAQGGRADLPDIAAELNFDIDDLLPLVDAAAMLGFLHVSEGDLELSPTGQEFTTADIQTSKQIFAAQARQRAPLVRTICRALATSSDGSLRAGFFLDLLRRGFGPDDARQQLDTAIGWGRYGELFDYDTDSDQITADPAAGIFATRAS from the coding sequence ATGACCGGTCGTGACCAGGTGATCATTTCGCTGGACCACGTCACCAAGAGTTTCACCGGCGCCGCCGGTGACACGCTGCTCGTGCTCGACGACATCAGTCTCGACCTGATCGAGGGCGAAATCGTGGCGTTGCTGGGGCGTTCGGGCTCCGGCAAGTCCACGCTGCTGCGCACCGTCGCAGGCCTGATCGCTCCCAGCTCCGGGGCCGTACGCTACCGCGGCACCGAACTCAACGGCGCCAACCCCGGCACGGCCATGGTGTTCCAGACTTTCGCGTTGATGCCCTGGCTGACCGTCCAGGACAACGTGGAGCTCGGCCTGGCCGCCAGGGGGGTCGGACCGCAGGAGCGACGACAACGCGCGCTGAAAGCGATCGACGTGATCGGCCTGGACGGCTTCGAATCGGCCTATCCCAAGGAACTTTCGGGCGGCATGCGCCAGCGCGTCGGTTTCGCCAGGGCGCTGGTCCTCGAGCCTGACCTGCTGCTGATGGACGAGCCGTTCTCGGCGTTGGACGTACTGACCGCCGAGAACCTGCGCAACGAACTGATGACGCTCTGGGGTGCCAAGGAGTTCCCGACCAAGGCGATCTGCCTGGTGACCCACAACATCGAAGAAGCGGTGTTGCTGGCCGACCGGGTGATCGTGCTGGGGGCCAACCCTGGGCACATCCGCGCCGAAGTGACCGTCGAGCTGGATCGACCGAGGGACCGGCGTTCGCGGGCGTTCGAGAGCATCGTGGACAAGCTCTACGGCTTGCTCACCGGCATCGATACCGACACCGACACAACCGAACCCGCTGCGGCCACCCCCACCAGCAGACCGTTGCCCAATGCCACCGTCGGCGGGCTGGCCGGGTTGGTGGAGATCGTCTACGCCCAGGGTGGCCGCGCCGATCTGCCTGACATCGCTGCCGAACTCAACTTCGACATCGACGATCTGCTCCCACTGGTCGATGCCGCCGCGATGCTGGGATTCCTGCACGTCAGCGAAGGTGATCTCGAATTGTCACCAACTGGACAAGAATTCACCACGGCTGACATTCAGACCAGCAAGCAAATCTTTGCCGCGCAAGCCCGCCAGCGAGCGCCGCTGGTGCGCACCATCTGCCGCGCGTTGGCCACGTCGTCCGACGGAAGCCTGCGCGCAGGATTCTTCCTCGATCTGCTGCGGCGTGGGTTCGGGCCGGATGACGCTCGCCAGCAACTGGATACGGCCATCGGCTGGGGCCGCTACGGCGAATTGTTCGACTACGACACCGACAGCGACCAGATCACCGCCGATCCTGCGGCCGGGATCTTCGCTACCCGAGCCTCGTAG
- a CDS encoding class II 3-deoxy-7-phosphoheptulonate synthase, whose product MNWTVDVPIEQLPSLPPLPADLRGRLDAALSKPAAQQPSWDAGQAQAMRTVLESVPPVTVPSEIEKLSAQLAAVARGEAFLLQGGDCAETFADNTEPHIRANIRTLLQMAVVLTYGASLPVVKVARIAGQYAKPRSSDTDALGLKSYRGDMVNGFAPDAAVREHDPSRLVRAYANASAAMNLVRALTSSGLASLHLVHDWNREFVRTSPAGARYETLAGEIDRGLKFMSACGVNDRNLDTAEIYASHEALVLDYERAMLRLSQEFPLEAPESRLYDLSAHYVWIGERTRQLDGAHIAFAETIANPIGVKIGPTTSPELAVEYVERLDPHNKAGRLTLVSRMGNHKVRDVLPPIIEKVQASGHQVIWQCDPMHGNTHESSTGYKTRHFDRIVDEVQGFFEVHRALGTHPGGIHVEITGENVTECLGGAQDISDTDLAGRYETACDPRLNTQQSLELAFLVAEMLRD is encoded by the coding sequence GTGAATTGGACCGTTGATGTACCCATCGAACAGCTGCCGTCGCTGCCGCCGCTGCCCGCTGATCTGCGCGGACGCCTCGACGCCGCGCTGAGCAAGCCGGCCGCCCAGCAGCCCAGCTGGGATGCCGGCCAGGCACAGGCGATGCGGACGGTTCTGGAGAGTGTGCCACCGGTCACCGTGCCCTCCGAGATCGAGAAGCTGTCCGCCCAGCTGGCCGCGGTGGCCCGCGGTGAGGCATTTCTGCTGCAGGGCGGCGACTGTGCCGAGACGTTCGCCGACAACACCGAGCCGCACATCCGGGCCAACATCCGCACGCTGCTGCAGATGGCGGTCGTGCTGACCTACGGTGCCAGCCTTCCGGTGGTCAAGGTCGCCCGCATCGCCGGGCAGTACGCCAAGCCGCGCTCGTCGGACACCGACGCGCTCGGACTCAAGTCCTACCGCGGTGACATGGTCAACGGCTTTGCCCCGGATGCCGCTGTGCGCGAACATGATCCGTCCCGGCTGGTGCGGGCTTACGCCAACGCCAGCGCGGCAATGAACCTGGTGCGCGCGCTGACCTCGTCGGGATTGGCCTCACTGCACCTGGTGCACGACTGGAACCGCGAGTTCGTTCGTACCTCACCGGCGGGGGCCCGCTACGAGACGCTGGCCGGCGAGATCGACCGCGGCCTGAAGTTCATGAGTGCCTGCGGGGTGAACGACCGCAACCTGGACACGGCCGAGATCTACGCCAGCCACGAGGCGCTGGTGCTCGACTACGAGCGGGCGATGCTTCGCTTGAGCCAGGAGTTCCCGCTCGAGGCGCCCGAGTCTCGGCTCTACGACTTGTCGGCACACTATGTCTGGATCGGGGAGCGCACCCGCCAGCTCGACGGCGCACACATCGCCTTCGCCGAGACGATCGCCAACCCGATCGGGGTGAAGATCGGCCCGACCACGTCGCCGGAGCTGGCCGTGGAGTACGTCGAACGGCTCGATCCGCACAACAAGGCCGGCCGGCTGACGCTGGTCAGCCGGATGGGCAACCACAAAGTGCGCGACGTGCTGCCGCCGATCATCGAGAAGGTGCAGGCCTCGGGTCACCAGGTCATCTGGCAGTGCGACCCGATGCACGGCAACACCCACGAGTCCTCGACGGGCTACAAGACCCGCCACTTCGACCGGATCGTCGACGAGGTGCAGGGCTTCTTCGAGGTGCACCGCGCACTGGGCACCCATCCCGGCGGCATCCACGTCGAGATCACCGGAGAGAACGTCACCGAATGCCTCGGCGGCGCGCAGGACATCTCCGACACCGATCTGGCCGGCCGCTACGAGACGGCCTGCGATCCGCGGCTGAACACCCAGCAGAGTCTTGAGCTGGCGTTCCTGGTCGCGGAGATGCTGCGCGACTGA
- a CDS encoding response regulator yields the protein MTAGIRVLLVDDQKLVRAGLRMLCEATEDLDVVGEAADGEQAVRLAAELAPDVILMDLRMPGLDGVAATRLLTSTRPESKILVLTTFDDDEHLYPALAAGAAGFLVKDTSPAQLADAIRRTADGDVTVSPHLLRRLVAKAVTESGVERSPEPVSLTARERDVLALLSTGLSNRQIAEELHLGLTTVKTHVANLLDKTGCANRVQLAIYGCQCME from the coding sequence ATGACGGCCGGGATTCGTGTGCTGCTCGTCGACGACCAGAAGCTGGTACGGGCCGGCCTGCGCATGCTGTGCGAGGCGACCGAGGACCTCGACGTGGTGGGCGAAGCCGCGGACGGTGAGCAAGCGGTCCGACTGGCCGCAGAACTCGCGCCAGACGTCATCCTGATGGACCTGCGGATGCCCGGATTGGACGGCGTCGCAGCCACCCGACTGCTGACCTCCACCAGGCCGGAGTCCAAGATACTGGTGCTCACCACGTTCGACGACGATGAGCATCTCTACCCGGCGCTGGCCGCCGGTGCGGCAGGTTTTCTGGTCAAGGACACGTCCCCGGCCCAGCTCGCCGATGCTATCCGGCGAACCGCTGACGGTGACGTCACGGTGTCACCACATCTGCTGCGGCGGTTGGTCGCCAAGGCGGTGACGGAAAGCGGCGTCGAGCGATCACCGGAGCCGGTGTCGTTGACGGCGCGCGAGCGCGACGTGCTGGCGTTGCTCAGCACGGGTTTGTCCAATCGGCAGATTGCCGAGGAACTTCATCTGGGGCTGACCACGGTGAAAACCCATGTGGCCAACCTGTTGGATAAGACAGGTTGCGCAAACCGCGTTCAGCTCGCGATCTACGGGTGTCAGTGCATGGAGTGA
- a CDS encoding multicopper oxidase family protein, which yields MPSVSRRGFLLGLAASPIALSLACSGRPPATPTNNGGKRPLPIPPLAESTLDDKQTRIFSLRAAAGTSEIRAGQHTPTWGYNGSILGPTLRAKDGETVAVHFDNDLPEPTSVHWHGMHVPARCDGGPHQVVESGGQWQPTWTVRQPAATLWYHPHPHGATEKHIYRGLAGFFIVDDASSGQLPHDYGHDDIPLVIQDRRFTASGTLDESDSTHVGLLGDTIITNGVADAYLQVQSQRVRLRILNGSGGRLYNLGFSDDRPFFIVGSDGGLLSAPVEAKRVRLSPGERMEIVVELRSGAPVSLRSFAFDDNAGVSPSEAKRCGLDDTFEILELRPDATLRSGGEVPAVLAAIPTPDISRATATRTFDLRWFMIDGERMDMDVIDFDTTVDTTEIWTVRNIDNWPHNFHVHDTQFRIIDVDGSPPVPALAGYKDTVYVAPGQRIRLAVRFTDYTDATFPYMYHCHLAMHEDRGMMGQFLVLAPGQTPAPMLGQMPAGSGHSMH from the coding sequence GTGCCATCGGTATCCCGTCGAGGATTCCTGCTCGGGTTGGCGGCGAGCCCGATAGCGCTTTCGCTGGCGTGTTCGGGCCGCCCTCCCGCAACACCGACGAACAACGGCGGTAAACGCCCGCTGCCGATCCCCCCACTGGCCGAATCAACGCTCGATGACAAGCAGACCCGGATCTTCTCGCTGCGGGCCGCCGCCGGAACATCGGAGATTCGTGCCGGGCAGCACACCCCAACGTGGGGCTACAACGGATCGATCCTCGGTCCGACCCTTCGGGCCAAGGACGGTGAGACCGTCGCCGTGCACTTCGACAACGATCTGCCGGAGCCGACGTCCGTGCATTGGCACGGAATGCACGTGCCCGCGCGGTGCGACGGCGGCCCCCACCAGGTCGTCGAATCCGGGGGGCAGTGGCAACCGACATGGACGGTCCGCCAGCCGGCGGCGACATTGTGGTATCACCCCCATCCCCACGGCGCGACCGAGAAGCACATCTATCGCGGGCTGGCGGGCTTTTTCATCGTGGATGACGCGTCCTCGGGCCAGCTCCCGCATGACTACGGCCACGACGACATCCCGCTGGTCATCCAGGACCGCCGGTTCACCGCGTCCGGCACCCTGGACGAGTCAGATTCGACACACGTCGGGCTGCTGGGCGACACGATCATCACCAACGGGGTGGCCGACGCGTACCTTCAGGTCCAGTCGCAACGGGTGCGGCTTCGCATCCTCAACGGCTCCGGAGGTCGGCTCTACAACCTGGGTTTCAGCGACGACCGGCCCTTCTTCATCGTGGGCAGCGACGGGGGCCTGCTGTCGGCGCCGGTCGAGGCCAAGCGCGTCCGGCTGAGCCCCGGCGAACGGATGGAGATCGTGGTCGAACTGCGTTCGGGCGCACCCGTTTCCCTTCGATCGTTCGCCTTCGACGACAACGCCGGGGTGTCCCCGTCCGAGGCGAAGCGATGCGGGCTCGACGACACCTTTGAGATTCTGGAGCTCCGCCCCGACGCGACACTGCGATCCGGCGGCGAGGTTCCAGCCGTGCTCGCGGCCATCCCCACCCCCGACATATCGCGGGCGACGGCGACGCGGACGTTCGACCTGCGCTGGTTCATGATCGACGGGGAGCGGATGGACATGGATGTCATCGACTTCGATACAACCGTCGACACGACCGAAATCTGGACGGTTCGCAACATCGACAATTGGCCGCACAACTTCCACGTCCACGACACTCAATTCCGCATCATCGACGTTGACGGATCGCCGCCGGTACCAGCGCTTGCCGGCTACAAGGACACCGTGTACGTCGCACCGGGACAGCGGATTCGGCTGGCGGTACGCTTCACCGACTACACCGACGCGACCTTCCCCTACATGTACCACTGCCATCTGGCGATGCACGAAGACCGCGGGATGATGGGCCAGTTTCTGGTGCTCGCACCGGGCCAGACACCCGCCCCGATGCTGGGGCAGATGCCCGCGGGCAGCGGTCACTCCATGCACTGA
- a CDS encoding sensor histidine kinase — protein sequence MTIGERRLPWGALVFRVAPLLIVPVFLGLSIFPGRFQVSCSYALLSICAAFCFGAGWRWPALASFAISALAVPLFAAEAWGLSGLVPYLGAVALADVAARSARALPVVATTAAWSTAVIVGYSLDDHTSLRNAATLVTAAAVVAVPVLAGLYLRAQRRLATMYRQRAEDAELQRAASEAVVRSQERTAMARELHDVVAHHMASIVLRIAVAQHAIHDISPGVTAVLDDVHGTASAALTDIRRLHDALRDPELSQVTMIESDTLWTEIDAATARAAAAGLRMSTRIDRSVGGLDVMSRLTLLRVTQEALTNVMKYATLSDPVELTIDHQDDGVAIRVSNTCASPSPPSGTGHGIIGMTERLHLVGGRFDARRVGRLWVLEAWIPQRVAGAGDAR from the coding sequence GTGACCATCGGTGAACGCCGTCTTCCGTGGGGGGCCTTGGTGTTTCGCGTCGCACCGCTGTTGATCGTGCCGGTGTTTCTCGGCCTCAGCATATTTCCCGGCCGATTCCAGGTCTCGTGCTCGTACGCTCTGCTGTCGATCTGCGCGGCATTCTGCTTCGGCGCAGGTTGGCGCTGGCCCGCCCTTGCGTCATTCGCCATATCGGCGCTGGCGGTTCCGCTGTTCGCCGCCGAAGCGTGGGGGCTGTCCGGCTTGGTCCCGTACCTGGGCGCGGTCGCGCTAGCCGACGTTGCCGCTCGCAGCGCACGCGCTCTGCCGGTTGTCGCCACGACCGCAGCGTGGTCTACGGCAGTTATCGTCGGGTACTCGTTGGATGACCATACGTCGTTGCGGAACGCTGCCACGTTGGTAACTGCCGCTGCGGTTGTCGCAGTGCCGGTTCTGGCCGGACTCTATCTGCGAGCTCAGCGGCGACTCGCCACAATGTACCGACAGCGCGCCGAAGACGCGGAGCTGCAAAGAGCGGCATCAGAAGCGGTGGTGCGGTCGCAGGAACGCACCGCGATGGCGCGTGAGCTACACGATGTCGTCGCACATCACATGGCGTCGATAGTTCTGCGAATCGCTGTGGCGCAGCATGCTATTCACGATATTTCCCCAGGCGTGACCGCGGTGCTCGACGATGTTCATGGCACCGCCTCGGCTGCGCTGACAGACATTCGCCGACTACACGATGCGTTACGTGACCCGGAGTTGAGCCAGGTGACGATGATCGAATCCGACACACTCTGGACCGAGATCGACGCGGCCACCGCACGGGCTGCGGCCGCGGGTTTGCGCATGAGCACGCGAATTGATCGAAGTGTGGGCGGATTGGACGTCATGTCCCGGCTCACCCTGCTGCGGGTGACGCAGGAGGCGCTGACGAATGTGATGAAGTACGCCACGCTGTCAGACCCCGTCGAGCTGACCATCGACCACCAGGACGACGGCGTCGCGATTCGGGTCAGCAACACCTGCGCATCTCCGAGCCCGCCGAGCGGCACTGGTCACGGGATCATCGGAATGACCGAGCGGCTGCACCTCGTCGGCGGGCGATTCGATGCCCGTCGCGTTGGCCGGCTGTGGGTGCTCGAAGCGTGGATTCCGCAACGGGTCGCCGGGGCGGGGGACGCGCGATGA
- a CDS encoding ABC transporter permease, whose product MATTTFPSRGALARPATSRAADIAVFAGAAALLWLIVRVGSTADVPWTVEHAPTSVSTDPADLPYYAARSLLRMFIALALSVVFTFVYATAAARSRRAEKVLIPVLDILQSVPILGFLSITVTGFIALFPGSELGLECASIFAIFTSQAWNMTFAFYYSLKSQARDFDEASRLLRLSRWQRFWRVDLPGGMIPLVWNGMMSFGGGWFFLTASEALSVNGHQFALPGIGAYVAAASDEGDLKKVMLAVALMVVLVISVNVLFWRPLTAWAERFRVEESEAAEAPRSITLDVLRRSRIPELAGRPLGRLIQPLDRVMSLFGIADRPLRSAPIRRRVGDAVFALAVGAVVAYGAYRVVTYIGDGVGFGEVGHALLLGLATFARVIVVVVVSTLLWVPVGVWIGMNPRVSRLAQPVVQVLASFPANFLFPLVTAGLIATGIGLNIGGILLMALGSQWYILFNVIAGASAIPNDLREASANLMLPTALKWRKLVLPAIFPSYITGGITAAGGAWNASIVAEVVSYHGSTLTATGLGSYITEATAAGDWGRILIGVIVMSFFVVLTNRVFWRRLYALSERRYSLA is encoded by the coding sequence ATGGCCACCACCACGTTTCCGAGCCGGGGCGCCCTGGCGCGTCCGGCGACCAGCCGGGCCGCCGATATCGCGGTGTTCGCCGGCGCTGCCGCACTGCTCTGGCTGATCGTCCGCGTGGGTTCGACCGCCGATGTGCCCTGGACGGTGGAACACGCCCCGACATCGGTGTCGACCGATCCGGCCGATCTGCCGTACTACGCCGCGAGATCGCTGCTGCGCATGTTCATCGCGCTCGCACTGTCGGTGGTGTTCACCTTCGTGTACGCAACAGCTGCCGCACGATCCCGGCGGGCCGAGAAGGTGCTCATCCCGGTGCTCGACATCCTGCAGTCGGTGCCCATCCTCGGCTTCCTGTCGATCACGGTGACCGGCTTCATCGCCCTGTTCCCGGGTTCTGAACTGGGTCTGGAGTGCGCGTCGATCTTCGCGATCTTCACCTCCCAGGCGTGGAACATGACGTTCGCCTTCTACTACTCGCTGAAATCCCAGGCCCGTGACTTCGACGAGGCATCCCGACTCCTGCGGCTGTCGCGCTGGCAACGGTTCTGGCGAGTCGATCTGCCCGGCGGAATGATTCCGCTGGTCTGGAACGGCATGATGAGCTTCGGCGGCGGCTGGTTCTTCCTCACCGCCTCGGAGGCGTTGAGTGTCAACGGGCACCAGTTCGCTCTGCCTGGCATCGGCGCCTACGTGGCGGCAGCCAGCGACGAGGGCGACCTCAAGAAGGTGATGCTCGCCGTCGCCTTGATGGTGGTGCTCGTCATCTCGGTCAATGTGTTGTTCTGGCGCCCTCTGACCGCCTGGGCCGAGCGGTTCCGCGTCGAGGAGTCTGAAGCCGCCGAAGCACCGCGCAGTATCACCCTGGATGTGTTGCGCCGCTCACGGATACCGGAGCTCGCCGGCCGGCCGCTGGGTCGCTTGATCCAGCCGCTCGACCGGGTGATGTCACTGTTCGGCATTGCCGACCGGCCGCTTCGGAGCGCGCCGATCCGTCGCCGGGTGGGCGACGCGGTGTTCGCACTGGCCGTCGGCGCCGTCGTTGCGTACGGGGCGTACCGGGTGGTCACCTACATCGGCGACGGCGTGGGCTTCGGCGAGGTGGGCCATGCGCTGCTGTTGGGCCTGGCGACCTTCGCGCGGGTGATCGTGGTGGTGGTCGTTTCGACGCTGTTGTGGGTGCCGGTCGGAGTGTGGATCGGGATGAATCCACGGGTCTCCCGGCTCGCCCAGCCCGTCGTTCAAGTGCTGGCGTCCTTCCCGGCCAACTTCTTGTTCCCGCTGGTGACCGCGGGCCTTATCGCCACCGGTATCGGCCTGAACATCGGCGGAATCCTGCTGATGGCGCTCGGCTCGCAGTGGTACATCCTGTTCAACGTCATCGCCGGGGCCAGCGCGATCCCCAACGACCTGCGGGAGGCGTCAGCCAACTTGATGCTGCCCACGGCGCTGAAGTGGCGCAAGCTCGTCCTGCCGGCGATCTTCCCCAGCTACATCACCGGCGGTATCACGGCGGCCGGCGGCGCGTGGAACGCGTCGATCGTGGCCGAGGTCGTCAGCTACCACGGCTCCACGTTGACCGCCACCGGCTTGGGTTCCTACATCACCGAGGCGACCGCCGCCGGGGACTGGGGCCGCATCCTGATCGGCGTCATCGTGATGAGTTTCTTTGTCGTATTGACGAATCGGGTGTTCTGGCGGCGGCTGTACGCACTGTCCGAACGTCGCTACTCGCTGGCCTGA
- a CDS encoding polyadenylate-specific 3'-exoribonuclease AS, with product MRYFYDTEFIDNGRIIDLISIGVVAEDGREFYAISTEFDPESAGKWVRTNVLPKLPSPSSQLWQSRRQIRESLEEFFGIDGDEPIELWAWVAAYDHVALCQLWGPMTSLPPQIPRFTRELRQFWEERGCPRMPPRPHDTHDALVDARHNLRRYVLMTTGVDRGAASTER from the coding sequence GTGCGGTACTTCTACGACACCGAGTTCATCGACAATGGCCGGATCATCGACCTGATCTCGATCGGGGTGGTGGCCGAGGACGGGCGCGAGTTCTACGCGATCTCCACCGAATTCGACCCCGAGTCGGCCGGCAAGTGGGTGCGCACCAACGTGCTGCCGAAACTGCCGAGCCCGTCGTCGCAGCTGTGGCAATCCCGACGTCAGATCCGGGAGAGCCTGGAGGAGTTCTTCGGCATCGACGGTGACGAGCCGATCGAGCTGTGGGCCTGGGTGGCCGCCTACGATCACGTCGCCCTGTGCCAGTTGTGGGGACCGATGACCAGCCTGCCGCCCCAGATCCCGCGGTTCACCCGCGAGTTGCGCCAGTTCTGGGAAGAGCGGGGCTGCCCGCGGATGCCACCTCGGCCGCACGACACCCACGATGCGCTCGTCGACGCCCGCCACAACCTGCGCCGCTATGTGCTGATGACCACCGGCGTCGACCGCGGTGCGGCCAGTACGGAGCGGTAA
- a CDS encoding glycosyltransferase 87 family protein: MTMQRLPGVGSVTGPWLTAAWRVTQVAIIALVINAGWLLFAKIPYRIDIEVYRMGGQAWLDGRPLYAGDAMFHTLAGLNLPFTYPPLAAIVFSPFAWMSLPVASVTITVITLILVLLSTWIVLTRLAVWPVSAATREPAWLRRAWLAAGIVALAVMYLEPIDANFDFGQINVVLMTLVIADCLPRRTPWPRGMLLGIAIALKLTPAVFLLYFVLRRDGRAALTAVASFIAASLLGCALAWRDSAEYWTTTVLHTDRIGSAELNTNQNIAGALARLGLDKSTHFVLWTLACFAALALTIWAVRRVLMAASAAAGDSGDETTLALMCVALFGLMVSPVSWSHHWVWALPAVVTGTVIAYRRRNVALGLVTAVGVVVMVWVPLELLPKHHEETASWWRQLLGMSYVWWALAVIVVAGLTVATAGATPRRSPGSAPVAHLVHPA; the protein is encoded by the coding sequence ATGACTATGCAGCGGTTGCCCGGCGTGGGCAGTGTGACAGGGCCCTGGCTGACCGCGGCGTGGCGGGTGACGCAGGTGGCGATCATCGCGCTGGTCATCAACGCCGGCTGGCTGTTGTTCGCGAAGATCCCTTACCGCATCGACATCGAGGTCTACCGGATGGGCGGGCAGGCCTGGCTGGACGGCCGGCCGCTGTATGCCGGCGACGCGATGTTCCACACGCTGGCCGGGTTGAACCTGCCGTTCACCTATCCCCCGCTGGCGGCCATCGTCTTCAGCCCATTCGCCTGGATGTCGTTGCCGGTGGCCAGCGTGACCATCACGGTCATCACGCTGATCCTGGTGCTGCTGTCCACCTGGATCGTGCTGACCCGCCTGGCCGTCTGGCCGGTCTCAGCGGCCACCCGGGAGCCGGCATGGCTGCGTCGCGCCTGGCTGGCCGCGGGGATCGTGGCGCTGGCCGTGATGTACCTCGAGCCGATCGACGCCAACTTCGACTTCGGCCAGATCAACGTCGTGCTGATGACGCTGGTGATCGCGGACTGTCTGCCGCGGCGCACCCCCTGGCCGCGCGGAATGCTGCTGGGCATCGCGATCGCGCTGAAGCTGACACCCGCGGTGTTCCTGCTGTACTTCGTCCTGCGCCGGGACGGCCGCGCCGCCCTGACCGCGGTCGCCTCGTTCATCGCCGCCAGCCTGCTGGGCTGCGCACTGGCGTGGCGCGATTCGGCGGAGTACTGGACCACGACGGTGCTGCACACCGACCGCATCGGCAGCGCGGAGCTCAACACCAACCAGAACATCGCCGGCGCGCTGGCCCGGCTCGGCCTGGACAAGAGCACCCACTTCGTCCTGTGGACGCTGGCATGCTTCGCGGCGCTGGCGCTGACGATCTGGGCGGTCCGGCGAGTGCTGATGGCAGCCTCCGCCGCAGCAGGAGATTCGGGGGATGAAACGACCCTGGCGCTGATGTGCGTGGCCCTGTTCGGACTGATGGTCTCGCCGGTGTCGTGGTCGCACCACTGGGTGTGGGCACTGCCAGCGGTCGTCACCGGCACGGTCATCGCCTACCGTCGCCGCAATGTCGCACTCGGTCTGGTCACCGCCGTCGGGGTGGTGGTGATGGTGTGGGTTCCCCTGGAGTTGCTGCCCAAGCACCACGAGGAGACGGCGTCGTGGTGGCGCCAGCTGCTGGGGATGTCCTACGTGTGGTGGGCGCTCGCGGTGATCGTGGTCGCGGGGCTGACGGTGGCCACGGCGGGCGCTACCCCGCGGCGGTCTCCGGGATCCGCGCCGGTGGCTCACCTGGTCCACCCGGCTTAG